From one Bacteriovorax sp. BAL6_X genomic stretch:
- a CDS encoding bifunctional heptose 7-phosphate kinase/heptose 1-phosphate adenyltransferase yields MTKLISSERFNTIIANLANIKPILVVGDVGIDKYTSGVVNRISPEAPVPLVEVQKEWHKLGLSANVSENLKTLGVNSTLCGVMGDDANANVLEDLLEEAGLSTWGVVRCDERPTVFKERIVTDHQQICRIDYESKKPINADVEKRLIARINELKENHGALILEDYSKGVLTESLISRLVSEFKETKSLVAVDPSRTTPPLFYKGVSLLKPNHLEAKLMANLLGYAQELQVEEIAEILVDKLELEKIIITLGARGMAMLDTLGDGKLHMIPTVANEVYDVSGAGDTTISLLVACLEAGASLEEAAWIANCGAGVVVGKVGTATVNIEELSNYYNVLKEKMK; encoded by the coding sequence ATGACAAAATTAATTTCATCTGAACGTTTTAATACAATTATTGCCAATCTCGCCAATATTAAACCGATTCTTGTTGTTGGAGATGTTGGAATTGATAAATACACATCCGGCGTTGTTAATCGTATCTCACCGGAGGCTCCTGTTCCTCTTGTTGAAGTTCAAAAAGAGTGGCATAAGCTTGGTCTTTCGGCCAACGTATCTGAGAATTTAAAAACACTTGGAGTTAATTCAACTTTATGTGGCGTCATGGGCGATGATGCAAACGCAAATGTCTTGGAAGACCTATTAGAAGAAGCAGGACTTTCAACTTGGGGAGTTGTTCGTTGTGATGAGCGACCTACTGTCTTCAAAGAAAGAATCGTTACAGACCATCAACAAATTTGTCGTATCGATTATGAATCAAAGAAGCCTATTAATGCTGACGTAGAAAAAAGACTGATTGCTCGCATTAATGAACTTAAAGAAAACCACGGAGCACTTATTTTAGAAGACTACTCAAAAGGTGTTCTAACAGAGTCTCTAATCTCGCGCCTAGTAAGTGAGTTTAAGGAGACGAAAAGTCTTGTGGCCGTAGACCCTAGTCGTACAACGCCTCCGCTTTTCTATAAAGGTGTTTCGCTGCTTAAGCCTAATCACCTTGAGGCAAAGCTCATGGCAAACCTCTTAGGTTATGCTCAAGAGCTTCAAGTTGAAGAGATTGCGGAAATTCTTGTTGATAAGCTAGAGCTTGAAAAAATCATTATCACACTTGGTGCACGAGGAATGGCGATGCTTGATACTTTAGGTGATGGCAAGCTTCATATGATCCCAACTGTTGCAAACGAAGTCTACGATGTTTCAGGAGCAGGAGATACAACAATCTCTCTTCTAGTTGCATGTTTAGAAGCTGGCGCAAGTCTTGAAGAGGCCGCGTGGATTGCAAACTGTGGCGCAGGTGTTGTTGTAGGTAAGGTTGGAACAGCAACTGTTAATATCGAAGAGCTAAGTAACTACTACAATGTTTTAAAAGAGAAAATGAAGTAG
- a CDS encoding DUF4416 family protein: MSDLKPATQALVFFSVLYQEDRIGPSEIISLLGPKYAHPIVFTHSFFPMKDYYSKEMGSNLKRCFFFYPDAVERTQLVDIKKKCDVLEKANLLDLGRAFNIDPGLICLDQVILSSGKPYSHRIYLGDGVFAELTYQFQGKSYETLSWTYPDYQHPEIISKFNWMRSFLLV, encoded by the coding sequence GTGAGTGATTTAAAACCTGCAACTCAGGCACTCGTTTTCTTTAGTGTCCTCTATCAAGAGGATAGAATTGGCCCAAGTGAAATCATTAGTCTACTTGGGCCAAAGTACGCTCATCCTATCGTTTTTACCCATAGCTTTTTTCCAATGAAAGATTATTACAGCAAGGAAATGGGCAGTAATCTAAAACGATGCTTCTTCTTTTATCCTGATGCTGTTGAGCGAACTCAGCTAGTTGATATCAAAAAAAAATGTGATGTTTTAGAGAAAGCAAATCTTTTGGATCTTGGTAGAGCTTTTAATATTGACCCAGGCCTAATTTGCTTGGATCAAGTAATCCTCTCAAGTGGTAAGCCATACTCTCATCGTATCTATCTGGGTGATGGCGTTTTTGCTGAATTAACATACCAATTTCAAGGAAAGTCTTACGAGACTCTATCTTGGACATACCCTGATTATCAGCACCCTGAGATCATTTCAAAGTTCAATTGGATGCGCTCATTTTTATTGGTCTAA